The nucleotide window GCAGCAGCGGTATCTGTCGTTTGCTCTCTTCGATCGGGGCGGGATGCTGAACCGCTCGCTGGAGGGCGTGGATCGCGAGGCGCTTTACGACGCTGTGCGCGCCGGGTTGAAGAACCAGGACGGTCGTGCCCGGGGCAGCATCGGATCGGTCTATCGGAATCTGTCCGCCGAAGACATCAAGCCTCTGCTGCCCGCCATCTATCAGGCGATCATGGAGCCGGCTCCGAGCGGAAAAATGTTCGCCGACTCCATCCGCGTGGAGGGACTGCGAGTCCTGGCCAAACATCGGATCGCGGAGGGCATCAGCGCCTGCGTCCAATACACCCGCGACCAGAATCCATGGGCCAGCGAGCATCGGACCCCTGAACTGATGGAGATCCTGCTCAGCTATGGGACACACGCCAGGTCGGTCATTCCGGAGCTGACCAGGATCGGCAACTACTTTGAGAAGGACGAAAAGGACTTTCCCAAGGAGCTCATGCTCCGGAAGGCCAGGTCCGTCCGCGAGACGATTGCTGCAATCGAGGCTTCGACGGACACCCCGGAACTCGTCCACCTGCAATAGGCCCAGGCCCTCATCGCCTTCGAAGCGTCCAGGTCCGCGCCGAAGCTCGTCAGTCTGGTGGATTCCATCGCAAACCCATCGAAGAGCATTCCCGATGACAATACTTGCAGCCAGCAAATCACCATGAAACCAGCTGTCTTCCTCACCGCAGCCATGCTGTGCGCCCTCACTCCGGGCTCCCTGGCCGGACCGCTCAAGGTGCTCATCCTCGCCGGACAGTCCAACATGGAGGGACATGCCGCAATCAGCACCTTTGACTACATCGGCAAAGACCCGCTGACGGCACCCATTCTCGCGGAGATGCGCAACCTGGATGGAACCCCACGCATTTGTGACAGGGTCTGGATGTCCTATTTGACCGGACCTTATGATGGCAGTGCCAACGGCGAGGGCCTGGGGAAGTTGACCGCCGGCTTTGGCGCGCGTGGCAACGCACCCACCAAGGATGGCGGCAGGATCGGTCCGGAGTTCACCTTCGGAATCTACATGGAGAAGGAGCTGAAGCAGCCCATTCTGATTATCAAGACCGCCTGGGGTGGCAGGTCGCTCAACACCGAATTTCGTCCGCCCAGTGCCGGGCCCTACAAGCTGCCCAGGCGGACTCAAGATGAGTGGGACAAACACCCGAATGGCGCCCACGGAATTCCCAGACTTGAGGATCGGAAGAAATGGCAGGATGAAAAGGATGCCGCCTCAGGTGTATTTTACCGAATGATGATCGACCATGTGAAGATGGTGCTGGCAGATCCCGGGCGGGTCTGTCCTGCCTATGATCCCAGGGAGGGGTACGAACTGGCCGGTTTCGTCTGGCTTCAGGGATTCAACGATCTGGTCGATGGGACAACCTATCCCGGCCCCAACCAGCCTGGAAAATACGATCTGTATTCGGACCTGCTGGCCAGATTCATTCGCGATGTTCGAAAAGACCTGTCAGCCCCGAGGATGCCATTCGTGATCGGCGTGCTGGGAGTCGGCGGTGAGAGTGAAAACAGGATTTTCCGCAAGGCCATGGCCGCACCGGCCGACATGCCCGAGTTCAAGGGCAACGTCGTTGCGGTTGAGACCGCTCCCTTCTGGGATCATGCCATCGAAGCGGCTCAACCCAGGCAGGACGAGTACAACAATATCATCCGAACGGCGCACACCTTGAAGCAGGATGGGACAATCGATCGGGATCGGAAATGGAATCGTTACTGGAAGCCTGTTGGCACGCCTCTGCCAGAGGAACGGATCTGGCGCTTCGCTACGATGGATGCCAGCGAAAGGAAGGACACGTTGGAGGTATACACCGACAGGCGATTCCGTGACATCGATCGGTGTTACCCACTCCATTTGCAGATGAATGCTGGGATGGTGTTTGAGCTTCACTGCGGCGTGTCTGATGAGGTGAGAAGTTTTTCGCGTGTAGTGGTCTTGGAGATCCCCATGGTTAGCTCCGTGAGCCGTTAGCGAAGGTAGGCGCGCATCAGCGGGCGCAGCTTCTCAATTCCAGCATGCCAGTCCCAACCGGAGAGAATCGCATCCTGCATCCAACGCGTGAACTGGCTGCTCCATCGGGTGATCAGTCGTAGTATCCGCACGAATGGAGACACCGTCCGGCCCTTGGACTGCGCGGTCGCCTCTCGGTTCTTTACCGCCGCTTCATACCGGATCTCCACTTTCTCATCCCGGATTCCCTCCTGAGCCTCCAGTCGCGCGCTCAAAAGGAGCAGGAGGTTGTGCACCAAGACCAGGAACTCGTTCTGAACCTGCGCGGGTATCGGACCCAATCCCCAAGCCCGCTTCTCCCCCAGGAGATTCTCACACACATCGAAGAACTTCTCGATATCCCAGCGCAGCCGGTAGAGCTGAGCGATGACCCCTGGCGGCAGACGGAACTCCGTGGTCAAGAACTCGTGAACCTCACCCGTTTCCGGATCCTGATAGCGAACCCGTCGAAATTCCCCCGGTTCTGCGAACCACACCCGCTCATCGGAGAGCACGCCTTTGTTGCGCGGGTCCTTCTTGATCCATTCCAGCGGCTTGGACTGGCGAACGACCAGATTCGATTTGGTGCGGGTGATCACCGTGAAGCCGCCCTTGAACTTCGCGCCCCGCAGGAACGCGAAGTCCACGGCAACCGGATCGATAACCAGAATGGTGCCCTTGGCGTTGGGGCGCCAAAGGAAGTCGCTCCACGGGCGGGCTTTGACGGCAGCCCATTCGTGTTGATGTCCCTCCGTCTGGGCCAGAACCCGTGCGGCCCCGGTCCGAAGGTCTCGCAGAAAGATGCCGGTGACGGTGCCCGGCACCTCCATGCGTCCTGCGGCCGTTGGCGCCGCGGGCTCATGAGTGGCATGTCGAACGTCGTGACCGTCCAGGGCCAGAACGTCTCGGCCCAGGAGTTCCGGAAAGCACGCGAAGCGATCCCTGGGCCCGGAGATGGTTCGGGAAAGAGTGGTGTTGAGTTCGTGAATGAACGCGAGACGGCGCATGCTGCGGACGGCACCGAAATAGGCCTTCACGGAAACCTCGGTTACATCGCATTGACGGGCGGACTGAAGAAAGGAGCGCCCGGACGGATGGAGTGTGTTTATGCGACGAACCCCGAGGGAGATAAACTCCTCGTCCGAGAAAGGGAGGCCCTCGCTATAGTTTTCGAGGGAGGCGAGAATGCTGAGTGCGGGCTCCAGAAGCACATCACGAACAAGAGTACTCATCGGTGCGAATAGTGTCACAGTATTGAGACCTATATGCACGTCCTATCACAAGGAGAGGGTGAGAACTTTAGGCGACATGGCATCCGCTCGAACTGGGCCTGTAGCGAGTCCTTTGAGCCGCCGGCCGGAATCCGCCTGTCTTCCATCTCCGATGGCATGGCGACCCAGTGGGAGCGCAAGGCTCGGGGACTAAAGAAGGACCGTGAGAATTTTCAAAATTTTTCGGGAGCATTGGTGTATGTCGTGGAGCACTGCCTTGCGGCATGTCGGGCCGCAATGTCACCCTGGTCGCGCTTGAACCCCTGGGGTCAATCCCCTGTACGGGCGAGAAGTAGGGCCATGCCTCCGGTGGTGTAGGATGCGTTGCCGCTTGAGCCTGATCCAAATCATTTATCGGGTGGGTAACACCGATCGTGACATCACGTTGCCGGCGGGGATGGAGAACTGGCACATGCCCGAATTCGACGACAGCCATTGGACCGAAGGCAGGGCCCCCATCGGCAAAGGTGTCTGGAAACACAGCGGAATCACCCTGGACAAGTTCCCATCGGCATGGGGAAAGGGCGAGTTCCTGCTGATGCGCTCGACGTTCCATCTTGAAGACATCAACAACGATTCCTATCGCATCGCGATTTTGGCGAGACAAGGATTCCATGTCTATTTGAACGGCCAAAAGATTCACACCTATATCTGGTGGCAGGACAAGCCGCAATACAGGTCCATCATCCTCGAAAAGGAAGGAATCAGACATTTGAGCAAGGGGAGAAACGTATTGGCGGTTTATGCCAATGACCAATACTCCCCAGCCTCCCCGGAACATTATGCCGCCTTGGATGTATGGATTGAGGGAATCACCAAGGCAGACCAGGAAATGCTCGACCTCGCCTTGGAGGAGGTCCTTCCCCTCCAAGACAGAGAGGTCCTGAAAGGCGCATCCAATGGCGGTTACCACTATTTTGGCAGTGCGAAGATCTTCGCCCAGATGGGTAAGGCGTTTGCAGAGGCCTTGGTGGGTATAGAGAGAGCCAGGTAGGCGCGAGCGACAGACGGCGGATGCGCCAAGCCATCCCTGTTGAAGCGACGCAAGCCTCGGCGAAGCGAAGCCGCCGAAACCGCAGAAAAGGTCGAGGCAGGTCAGTCGGTTGCCGGCCGGTGCGTTCGTCATGGGAGCCAGGCGCTTCTGATCTCCTTGGCCGGCGATTTGAACCCGACGGCATCGGACCGGGTGGGCGCGCTCATGGGAAGAAATCCTACCCGTTGAGTGGAGTCCGCATAGGAAAATGCTTGCTGACGAATCGCAACCCCGTGCATCCCGGAGTTCTGGGGAGTGGTGCGAATTTCGCGAGGCGTCGCTTCGGAGGGCCGGGTTCCACGAGGCCGCAAGGGTGTGGCGCGTTGGGTTGAGGACTCGCAGAGCTCGTCCCTCCGATTCGCGGCCTCCTCACCCGCAACTCCGGGATGCACCCGGATTTCCGAATCGGCCCTTCCTGTCGCTGCCCTCATCCGGAGCCTGATTTGTCAAATTCACAGATCTGACCCCGGGGGGGGCCCTTGTCTTTACAACCCCGGGCACGTGCCTGGAATCTGCCCCGGTACATGAGTCTCCAGATCAAGTTCAACGATGCGTGGTCCGGCATTCCCCTGGACTGCGCGGATGATGCCATTGCCTTCATCGAAGACAGACTGCAACCAAGCCATCCCCTTCGGGCGTTCAAGCTTTTCCCCGTCGCCAAGCTATGGAGAGCGTACAAGTTCCTGGTTGAGGAGGAGGAGCCCAGTGAGATGCTTTGGGTTCTGGACCTGGATCGGAGGGTCCGCATCCGGGGCAAGACGTGTTACGACTTCAAGCGCATCGAGACCCAGGAGGAGCTGGACGCCCTGCTGGAAGCCGGTCTTGCCGACTGGGTGAAGCACATGAAGGAAGCCGGGGCTTGGGAGGAGGATGAGACCCAAGGGACCGGAGGATCGTGAATAGCGCTTCGCTATTGGCATTGCATGGGGTGACTCCCTGCCTGGGGCTTGCCTCGGCCCGTCTCCCTTGCGGTGGGTTCGCCCTTATCGCATGGCTGAGCCCCGGATTTGGTCGGGCCCAAGACCTTGTGAGCAAACGGGGAGCCATGGTTCTCCGAATCGGCCCTTCCTGTCGCCCGCCCTTATCCGGAGCCTGATTTGTCAAATTCACAGATCTGACCCCGGGGGCCCCGAAAGTTCCATGTCCGGTTTGGGTCCGGCCGGCCATTCTGGGATGGCACCGATGAGAACGGACCATGAACTGCTGGGGTCGTGGGTGGCCGCCAGGGACCAGGCGGCGTTTGCCGCGCTGGTCGAACGGCATGGCGGTGCGGTGTATGCCTCCGCCCTGCGGCGCACAGGGTCGCCCGATCTCGCCCAGGAGGCGGTCCAGGCGGTGTTCATCCTCCTCGACCGGAAGGCGCGCACCCTGGGTCCGAATGTCATCCTGTCCGGCTGGCTGTTCCGCGCCGCCCGACTGGTGACGCTGGATCTGATCCGTGCGGAGCGACGTCGCCGACAACGCGAAACCCAGGCCTGCAAGATGCATGAGGCG belongs to Verrucomicrobiia bacterium and includes:
- a CDS encoding transposase yields the protein MEVPGTVTGIFLRDLRTGAARVLAQTEGHQHEWAAVKARPWSDFLWRPNAKGTILVIDPVAVDFAFLRGAKFKGGFTVITRTKSNLVVRQSKPLEWIKKDPRNKGVLSDERVWFAEPGEFRRVRYQDPETGEVHEFLTTEFRLPPGVIAQLYRLRWDIEKFFDVCENLLGEKRAWGLGPIPAQVQNEFLVLVHNLLLLLSARLEAQEGIRDEKVEIRYEAAVKNREATAQSKGRTVSPFVRILRLITRWSSQFTRWMQDAILSGWDWHAGIEKLRPLMRAYLR